The proteins below come from a single Anaerolineales bacterium genomic window:
- a CDS encoding VOC family protein has protein sequence MTIQGLHHITLAASDAQQTIDFYSGVLGLRFTKQTVNFDDPTSYHLYFGNKNADPGSAITFFEWRDAPRGYPGMGGTHHFALQAANSDALLKWKRRLTDLDIAVNGPYDRHYFTSIYFRDPDGAQLEIATVAPGFAVDELAESLGSQHLSPPPAMILANRDEARIRAQTWGESVPTITPDMALEGGMHHITAISSDIQRTDAFYRGLLGMDRVKMTDNFDDPGSAHWYWGVNGGTPGTLITYFERGAAGKRMARMGVGQTHHFALKVADDDAQLAWREKIIAAGIPVSPVMNRVYFKSIYTRDPDGHIVEIATAGPGFAVDEPLDGLGRTLQLPPWLEVHRAEIASGLIPLKLPAEG, from the coding sequence ATGACCATTCAAGGGCTACACCATATCACACTTGCCGCATCCGATGCGCAGCAAACGATTGACTTCTACAGCGGTGTCTTGGGCTTGCGCTTCACAAAACAGACGGTGAACTTTGACGATCCAACAAGTTATCACCTCTATTTTGGCAACAAAAATGCCGATCCTGGCTCCGCGATCACCTTTTTTGAGTGGCGCGATGCCCCACGCGGCTATCCGGGCATGGGCGGGACGCATCACTTCGCCTTGCAAGCAGCGAACAGCGACGCCCTTTTGAAGTGGAAACGCCGCCTGACTGATCTCGACATTGCGGTGAACGGTCCGTATGATCGGCACTATTTCACCTCGATCTACTTCCGCGATCCCGACGGGGCGCAGTTGGAAATTGCCACCGTTGCCCCTGGGTTTGCCGTTGACGAACTCGCCGAGTCGCTTGGCAGTCAGCACCTTAGCCCACCTCCGGCGATGATCCTTGCCAACCGTGACGAGGCACGCATCCGCGCCCAAACATGGGGCGAAAGCGTCCCGACGATCACCCCCGACATGGCACTTGAAGGGGGGATGCACCACATCACGGCGATCAGCAGCGATATTCAGCGCACCGATGCTTTTTATCGGGGTCTGTTGGGCATGGATCGCGTCAAAATGACCGATAATTTCGATGACCCGGGCTCGGCACACTGGTATTGGGGGGTGAATGGCGGCACACCGGGGACGCTGATCACGTACTTTGAACGCGGCGCGGCGGGCAAACGCATGGCACGGATGGGTGTTGGGCAAACGCACCACTTCGCCTTGAAGGTTGCCGATGACGATGCGCAATTGGCGTGGCGGGAGAAAATCATCGCCGCCGGAATTCCCGTCTCGCCGGTGATGAACCGCGTCTACTTCAAGAGCATCTACACCCGCGACCCCGATGGGCATATCGTGGAGATTGCCACTGCCGGACCGGGCTTTGCGGTGGATGAGCCGTTGGATGGGTTGGGACGCACGCTTCAACTTCCGCCATGGTTGGAAGTCCATCGCGCCGAGATCGCCAGCGGGTTGATCCCGCTCAAACTACCGGCTGAAGGGTAA